TCGAGGAGATTGACCTTGATGCCGTCGAACGTGACGGGCACCAGCGAGAGCTGCACCGAGCGCTGCTGCCGGTGCTCGATCTCGTCGTAGTCGGAGACGGTGCCGCCGTCCTCCACGCGGCCCGCCCGGTTCACCGCTCCCGCGGTCAGCGCGAGAGCTTCCACCAACGTCGTCTTGCCCGATCCGCAGTGGCCGACCAGCACCACATTCCGTACGGACGCGGGTTGGTCGGCCGCCGTAGCCCTGCCGGCGGCTCCGGGGTGTGCATTCGCCTTGTCGCCCATTTTCCTTGCCTCCCGTGCACGGTGAGGTCACTGGGGGCGCGGGCACCACGGCCCCGCGTGCGATGGCGGCTCCGGCGACGCCCGCGGTCCTTCGAGCTTTCCACTCCCGTCACGGCGCGTCCATACGACGGACGTGACCCGGCCGTGCCCCGGACGCCGTACGGCCGTGACACGGGGGCGGGGGCCGGGTGCCCGCCCGTCGCACGCACACGCGCGTGACTACGATGGGCCAGCCGACGGCCAGCAGGGGCCGCACGGCCACACCGACCCTCGGGAAGGCCATGCTGAACAAGTACGCGCGTGCATTCTTCACGCGTGTCCTCACACCGTTCGCCGCGTTTCTCATCCGCCGGGGCGTGAGCCCCGACACGGTCACGCTCCTCGGCACCGCCGGCGTGATCGCGGGCGCGCTGGTCTTCTACCCCCGGGGCGAGTTCTTCTGGGGCACGATCGTGATCACGCTCTTCGTGTTCTCCGACCTCGTCGACGGCAACATGGCCCGTCAGCTCGGCCGCAGCAGCCGCTGGGGGGCCTTCCTGGACTCCACGCTCGACCGGGTCGCCGACGGCGCGATCTTCGGCGGCTTCGCGCTCTGGTACGCGGGCCACGGCGCCGACAACGCCCTGTGCGCCGTCTCGATCTTCTGTCTGGCCAGCGGTCAGGTGGTGTCGTACACGAAGGCCCGCGGCGAGTCGATCGGCCTGCCGGTCGCCGTCAACGGGCTGGTGGAGCGTGCCGAGCGCCTGGTGATCTCGCTGGTCGCGGCGGGACTCGCGGGTCTGCACGCGTTCGGCGTGCCCGGCATCCAGGTGCTGCTGCCGATCGCGCTGTGGATCGTCGCCGTCGGCAGCCTCGTCACGCTGATCCAGCGCGTCGTCACGGTCCGCCGGGAGTCCGCCGAGGCGGAGCAGGCGGCCGCGGCCGACGCCGCAGCCGACGCCACGGACGTCGCGGAGCGGGCGGACGAGGCGCAGGGCAGCGAGGCCCGGGGGAGCGAGGCCGCGAAGTGAGCGCCCGGGAGCGTCTGACGGACGCGCTGTACGGCCTGGGCTGGAGCGCAGTCAGGAAGCTCCCCGAGCCCGTCGCCGTAGGCCTCGGCCGCACCGTCGCCGACCTCGCGTGGAAGCGGCGCGGGAAGGGCGTGCTGCGGCTGGAGAGCAACTACGCGCGCGTGGTCCCGGACGCGAGCCCGGAGCGCCTGGCCGAGCTCTCACGCGCGGGGATGCGCTCCTACCTGCGGTACTGGATGGAGTCCTTCCGGCTGCCGGCCTGGAGCGCCGAGCGCGTCGCGGACGGCTTCGACCCCGAGGACCTGCACCATCTGACGGACGGCATCGCCTCGGACCGGGGCGTCATCCTCGCGCTGCCCCACATGGGCAACTGGGACCTGGCCGGCGCCTGGGTCACCACGAAGCTGCGCACGCCGTTCACCACCGTCGCCGAACGCCTCGAGCCCGAGACGCTGTACGACCGGTTCGTCGCCTACCGCGAGGGACTCGGCATGGAGGTGCTGCCGCACACCGGCGGCTCCGCCTTCGGCACCCTGGCCCGGCGGCTGCGCGACGGCGGGCTGGTCTGCCTGGTCGCCGAGCGCGACCTGTCCGCCTCCGGCGTCGAGGTCGACTTCTTCGGGGACACCGCCCGGATGCCCGCCGGACCCGCCCTGCTCGCCCAGCAGACCGGCGCGCTGCTGCTGCCCGTCACGCTCTGGTACGACGACTCGCCCGTCATGCAGGGCAGGGTTCATCCGCCGATCGAGGTGCCCGGGACAGGCACCCGGGCCGACAAGACGTCTGTCATGACACAGGCGCTGGCGGACGCCTTCGCCACCGGCATCGCCGACCACCCGGAGGACTGGCACATGCTGCAGAGACTGTGGCTCGCGGACCTGGAACCCCGCCCGTCGCGACCCGGCCCGTCGGACGGGGCGCCCGCGTGAGAATCGGCATCGTGTGCCCGTACTCCTGGGACGTCCCGGGCGGTGTGCAGTTCCACATCCGCGACCTCGCCGAGTACTTCGTCCGGCTCGGCCACGAGGTGTCCGTCCTCGCCCCGGCCGACGACGACACCCCGCTGCCGCCGTACGTCGTCTCGGCCGGCCGTGCGGTCCCCGTGCCGTACAACGGCTCCGTCGCCCGGCTCAACTTCGGGTTCCTGTCCGCCGCGCGCGTACGACGCTGGCTGCACGACGGCGCGTTCGACGTCGTCCACATCCACGAACCGACCTCCCCCTCGCTCGGCCTGCTGACCTGCTGGGCGGCCTCGGGGCCGATCGTGGCGACCTTCCACACGTCCAATCCGCGCTCGCGGGCCATGATCGCCGCGTACTCCATCCTCCAGGCCGCCCTGGAGAAGATCAGCGCGCGGATCGCCGTCAGCGAGTACGCCCGGCGGACGCTGGTGGAGCACCTCGGCGGCGACGCGGTCGTCATCCCGAACGGCGTCGACGTCGACTTCTTCGCCAAGGCCGAGCCCAACCCCGAGTGGCAGGGCGCCACCCTCGGCTTCGTCGGACGCATCGACGAGCCGCGCAAGGGCCTGCCCGTGCTGATGCGGGCCCTGCCGAAGATCTTCGCCGAGCGCCCGGACGCACGGCTGCTGGTCGCCGGCCGCGGCGACGAGAAGGAGGCGGTGGAGAGCCTGCCGCAGGAGCTGCACGCGCGCGTGGAGTTCCTCGGCATGGTCAGCGACGAGGACAAGGCGCGCTTCCTGCGCAGCGTCGACCTCTACATCGCGCCCAACACCGGCGGCGAGAGTTTCGGCATCATCCTCGTCGAGGCCATGTCGGCGGGAGCTCCCGTGCTCGCCTCCGACCTAGACGCCTTCGCCCAGGTCCTCGACCAGGGAGCGGCGGGCGAGCTGTTCGCCAACGAGGACGCGGACGCGCTGGCCGCCGCGGCGGTGCGGCTCCTGGGCGACCCGGAACGCAGAGCACAGCTGAGCGAGCGGGGCAGCGCGCATGTGCGGCGCTTCGACTGGTCGACCGTCGGCGCGGACATCCTGTCGGTCTACGAGACGGTGACGGCGGGAGCGGCGGCGGTCGCCGCCGACGACGAACGGGGATCGACGGGCCTGCGGGCCCGGCTCGGCCTGGCCCGGGACTGACCCGCCGCACCGCCGAGGAGGTCACGGGTAGCCTTGCCGCCCGTGACCGCAACCCTGATCTGGATCCTGGTCGTCCTCGTCGCGATCGGCCTCTACCTGAGCTGGACGGCGGGACGGCTCGACCGGCTGCACGCCCGCATCGACGCAGCCCGCGCCGCGCTCGACGCGCAGCTGCTGCGCCGTGCGTCGGTGGCCCAGGAACTGGCCACCTCCAAGGTTCTCGACCCCGCCGCCTCGATCGTCCTGTACGAGGCCGCGCACGCCGCCAGGCAGGCCGAGGAGGAGCAGCGCGAGGTCGCCGAGAGCGAGCTCAGCCAGGCCCTGCGGGCCGTCTTCGCGGACGTCCAGCAGCTCGAGGCCGTGCGCGAGGCGCCCGGCGGGGAGGAGGCGGCCCGCGAGCTCACCGAGGCCGTCCGCCGGGTCCCGATGGCCCGGCGGTTCCACAACGACGCGGTGGGCGCCGTCCGCAGACTGCGCGAGCACCGCAAGGTCCGCTGGTTCCGCCTGGCCGGCCACGCGCCCTTCCCGATGGCCTTCGAGATGGACGACGAACCCCCGTCCGCCCTGGCCGACCGGGCCGCCTGACCGGGGACCGGCCGAGCCCTCCCGGGCGGCGCGTCGGTGCGCGTCGGGGGGCCTCGGCGGTCCCGTCCGGGAAAAGGATCCACCGGCTGTCCATTGGCCCTTGCTGTGGACTGGTCCATTCGCGTTTCCTCAGTGCCGAAGAATCCTCTTTTCGACTAGTGAGGTCACCCCGTGTCCAGCACGATCTCCGAAAACCAGACCCCCGAGACCGGCACCGCGCGCGTGAAGCGCGGCATGGCCGAGCAGCTCAAGGGCGGCGTGATCATGGACGTCGTCACGCCGGAGCAGGCGAAGATCGCCGAGGACGCGGGCGCCGTCGCCGTCATGGCGCTGGAGCGGGTCCCGGCCGACATCCGCAAGGACGGCGGCGTCGCCCGGATGTCCGACCCCGACATGATCGAGGGCATCATCGAGGCCGTGTCCATCCCGGTCATGGCCAAGTCCCGGATCGGCCACTTCGTCGAGGCCCAGGTCCTGCAGTCGCTCGGCGTCGACTACATCGACGAGTCCGAGGTCCTCACCCCGGCCGACGAGGTCAACCACAGCGACAAGTTCGCGTTCACGACCCCGTTCGTCTGCGGCGCGACCAACCTGGGCGAGGCCCTGCGCCGCATCGCCGAGGGCGCCGCGATGATCCGCTCCAAGGGCGAGGCCGGCACCGGCAACGTCGTCGAGGCCGTGCGTCACCTGCGCCAGATCAAGAACGAGATCGCCCGTCTGCGCGGCTACGACAACAACGAGCTGTACGCCGCCGCCAAGGACCTGCGCGCCCCCTACGAGCTGGTCAAGGAGGTCGCCGAGCTCGGCAAGCTCCCGGTCGTGCTGTTCTCCGCGGGCGGCGTCGCGACTCCGGCCGACGCCGCGCTGATGCGCCAGCTCGGCGCCGAGGGCGTCTTCGTCGGCTCCGGCATCTTCAAGTCCGGCGACCCGGCCAAGCGTGCCGCCGCCATCGTGAAGGCCACCACCTTCTACGACGACCCGAAGATCATCGCGGACGCGTCCCGCAACCTGGGCGAGGCCATGGTCGGCATCAACTGCGACACCCTCCCCGAGGCCGAGCGCTACGCCAACCGCGGCTGGTAACACCTCATGACCGACACAGCCCCTGTCATAGGCGTCCTGGCCCTCCAGGGCGACGTACGGGAGCACCTCGTCGCCCTGGCCGCGGCCGACGCCGTGGCCAGGCCGGTGCGGCGCCCCGAGGAACTCGCCGAGGTCGACGGCCTCGTCATACCGGGCGGCGAGTCCACGACCATCTCCAAGCTGGCCGTCCTGTTCGGCGTGATGGAGCCCCTTCGCGCGCGCGTGCGGTCCGGCATGCCCGTCTACGGCACCTGCGCGGGCATGATCATGCTCGCCGACAAGATCCTCGACCCGCGCTCGGGCCAGGAGACCGTCGGCGGCATCGACATGATCGTGCGCCGCAACGCCTTCGGACGTCAGAACGAGTCATTCGAGGCCACGGTGGACGTCGTGGGCGTGGCCGGCCCTCCCGTGGAGGGGGTCTTCATCCGTGCCCCCTGGGTCGAGTCCGTGGGCGCCCGCGTCGAGGTGCTCGCCGAGCACGGCGGGCACATCGTCGCGGTCCGCCAGGGCAACGCGCTCGCCACCTCGTTCCACCCGGAACTGACCGGCGACCACCGTGTGCACGCCCTGTTCGTCGACATGGTGCGCGCGAACCGGGTGGCGGCGTCCTTGTAGGATCTGGGGGTCCCCTCAGGCTCCGCAGGCCCGGGGAGTTCGTCCAGGTTGGGTTACGCGAAGGAGACAGGCAGATGTCCGGCCACTCTAAATGGGCTACGACGAAGCACAAGAAGGCCGTGATCGACGCCAAGCGCGGCAAGCTCTTCGCGAAGATGATCAAGAACATCGAGGTCGCGGCCCGTACCGGTGGCGCGGACGTGTCCGGCAACCCGACGCTGTTCGACGCCATCCAGAAGGCCAAGAAGAGCTCGGTCCCGAACAAGAACATCGACTCCGCGGTGAAGCGCGGCGCCGGTCTCGAGGCCGGCGGCGCCGACTACGAGACGATCATGTACGAGGGCTATGGCCCGAACGGCGTCGCGGTCCTCATCGAGTGCCTCACCGACAACCGCAACCGCGCCGCCTCCGACGTCCGCGTCGCCATGACCCGCAACGGCGGCTCCATGGCCGACCCGGGCTCGGTGTCGTACCTGTTCAACCGTAAGGGCGTCGTCATCGTCCCCAAGGGCGAGCTGGCCGAGGACGACGTCCTCGGCGCCGTGCTCGACGCGGGCGCCGAGGAGGTCAACGACCTCGGTGAGACCTTCGAGGTCCTCTCCGAGGCCACCGACCTGGTCGCGGTGCGCACCGCGCTCCAGGAGGCCGGCATCGACTACGACTCCGCCGAGGCCAACTTCGTCCCGACCATGCAGGTCGAGCTCGACGAGGACGGCGCGCGGAAGATCTTCAAGCTGATCGACGCGCTCGAGGACAGCGACGACGTGCAGAACGTCTTCGCCAACTTCGACGTCAGCGACGAGGTCATGGAGAAGGTCGACGCCTGAGCCGACGCTCCGACTGCGTCTTCGAACGGGCCGACGGGACACCCCCGTCGGCCCGTCGCGTTGCGGGGGCGCGTGCCGGGGCGTGTGCCGGCGGCCGTTGTCGGTGGCACCCGATAGCCTGCACGAACCGGGGGCGCCCCGGCCGGGCCGGGAGAGCGAAGGGAGGGCGGGCGTGCGGGTACTAGGGGTGGACCCCGGACTGACACGGTGCGGTGTCGGCGTCGTCGAGGGGGTCGCGGGCCGGCCCCTCACCATGCTCGGCGTCGGAGTCGTACGGACGCCCGCCGACGCCGAGTTGGGGCAACGCCTCGTCGCCGTCGAGCAGGGCATCGAAGCGTGGCTGGACGAACACCGGCCCGAATGCGTCGCCGTGGAACGGGTGTTCAGCCAGCACAACGTGCGCACGGTGATGGGCACCGCCCAGGCCAGCGCCGTCGCGATGCTGTGCGCGGCACGCCGCGGCATCCCCGTCGCCCTGCACACCCCCAGCGAGGTCAAGGCCGCCGTCACCGGCAGCGGCCGTGCGGACAAGGCCCAGGTCGGGGCGATGGTCACCCGTCTGCTGCGACTCGACGCACCCCCGAAGCCGGCCGACGCCGCCGACGCCCTCGCCCTCGCCATCTGCCACATCTGGCGCGCCCCCGCGCAGAACCGGCTCCAGCAGGCGGTCGCCCGGCACACCGGCAGGACGCCCACGCACCCCAAGACCGCAACGATCACATCGAAAGGCCGTACGGCATGATCGCCTTCGTCAGCGGCACCGTCGCCGCACTCGCCCCGGACACAGCGGTGGTCGAGGTGGGCGGTGTGGGCATGGCCGTCCAGTGCTCGCCGAACACGCTGTCCACGCTCCGGCTCGGAAAGCCGGCCAAGCTCGCCACCTCCCTCGTCGTACGGGAGGACTCCCTGACCCTGTACGGCTTCGTGGACGACGACGAACGCCAGGTCTTCGAGCTGCTGCAGACCGCCAGCGGAGTCGGCCCCCGGCTCGCCCAGGCCATGCTGGCGGTCCACGCCCCGGACGCCCTGCGCCGCGCGGTGGCCACCGGAGACGAGAAGGCGCTGATCGCCGTCCCCGGCATCGGCAAGAGGGGCGCGCAGAAGCTGCTGCTGGAGCTCAAGGACCGGCTCGGCGAGCCGATCGGCGCTCCCGCGGTCGGCGCACCGGTCACCAGCGGCTGGCGCGACCAGCTGCACGCCGCCCTGATCGGCCTCGGCTACGCCACCCGCGAGGCCGACGAGGCGGTCGCCGCCGTGACCCCGCAGGCCGAGGCCGCCGACGGCGCGCCCCAGGTGGGCCGGCTGCTGAAGGCCGCCCTGCAGACCCTGAACCGCGCCCGCTAGGAGAACGTCAGTGAACTGGGACGACACGACCGAGGAGACCACCGCCGAGGAGCGGCTGGTGGGCTCGGTCGCCGACCGGGAGGACCAGGCCGTCGAGGCCGCCCTGCGTCCCAAGGACCTCGGTGAGTTCATCGGTCAGGAGAAGGTGCGCGAGCAGCTCGACCTCGTCCTGCGCGCCGCCCGCGCGCGTGGCGCGACCGCCGACCACGTGCTGCTCTCCGGAGCCCCCGGTCTCGGCAAGACCACCCTCTCGATGATCATCGCCGCGGAGATGGGCGCCCCGATCCGCATCACCTCCGGCCCCGCCATCCAGCACGCCGGCGATCTCGCCGCGATCCTCTCCTCGCTCCAGGAGGGCGAGGTCCTCTTCCTCGACGAGATCCACCGCATGTCCCGGCCCGCCGAGGAGATGCTGTACATGGCGATGGAGGACTTCCGCGTCGACGTCATCGTCGGCAAGGGCCCCGGCGCCACGGCCATCCCCCTCGAACTGCCTCCCTTCACCCTCGTCGGCGCCACCACGCGCGCGGGCCTGCTGCCGCCCCCACTGCGCGACCGCTTCGGATTCACCGCGCACATGGAGTTCTACGAGCCCGCCGAGCTGCGCCGCGTCATCCACCGCTCGGCCGACCTCCTCGACGTCGAGATCGACGCGGAGGGGGCGGCCGAGATCGCCGGCCGCTCCCGCGGCACGCCCCGTATCGCCAACCGTCTGCTGCGCCGCGTCCGCGACTACGCGCAGGTCAAGGCCGACGGGAGCGTCACCCGCGAGATCGCCGCGGCGGCTCTGAAGGTCTACGAGGTGGACGAGCGGGGGCTGGACCGCCTGGACCGGGGGGTCCTGGAAGCCCTGCTGAAACTGTTCGGCGGCGGCCCGGTCGGTCTGTCCACGCTCGCCGTCGCCGTGGGGGAGGAGCGTGAGACCGTGGAGGAGGTGGCCGAACCCTTCCTCGTCCGGGAGGGGCTGCTCGCCCGCACACCGCGCGGCCGGGTGGCGACCCCGGCCGCCTGGACGCACCTCGGCCTCACCCCGCCCAGGGCCCCCGGTCAGGGAAGCGGGCAACAGGACCTGTTCGGGACGTGACGCCGGGGGCTTCGGCGAGGACATTGGCCGGGTCAGGAACCCAGGTGCCATGCTGAGCGTTGTTCCATGCGCGCGGACTCGCTTAGACTCCGCCGATGCCGCCCCAGTCGGCAGCACACAACCCCCATCCATGAGGCCGCTCAACCGCCGCGGTCGTTTGAAGGAAGTTTCCGACCCGTGAGTCCTTTGACCCTCCTCCCGTTCATCGTGCTCATCGGGGCCATGTTCCTGATGACCCGGTCGGCCAAGAAGAAGCAGCAGCAAGCGGCCGCCATGCGTAACGAACTGCAGCCCGGAAGTGGTGTCCGCACCATCGGGGGCATGTACGCGACGGTCAAGGAGGTCAACGACGACACGCTTCTCCTCGATGCGGGACCGGGCGTGGAACTCCTCTTCGCGAAGAACGCGATCGGCGCCGTCCTGACCGACGACGAGTACAACCGCATCGTGCACGGCATCGAGCACGACCTGAAGTCCGACTCCGACGTCGTCCCGGACGACGCCTCCTCCCTCGCCGAGACCGACGACTCCGTCGACGAAGCTGCCGCCTCCGACGACAAGGTTGTCGACCTCGGCAAGAAGGACGAGACCGACGAGGTCCGGGAGAAGGCCGCCGAGGCCGAGCAGGCCGAGGCCGGCGAGGAGCCGAAGAAGACCGAGGGCGACTCCGACGCGAAGAAGTAGCCACGACCCCGGCGCTCAGGGTGCACACCTGTCGGCGCCGGGGCGCGGGCATCTCGCCAGGGGATCCCACACCATGTCATGGCCGCCGCCGCGCTGACCCGGCGCAAGGCGGCCCGAGAGGGAGTACGAGAAGGTGGCAGCACCCAAGAAGGGCCGGAGTGCGAGTGCCCAGAGCAAGCCAGGGCGCACGCTGGCCCTGATCCTGATCGCCATCGTGGGGCTCACCGGAGGCATGTTCGCCTCCGGTCACACCACCCCGCGTCTCGGCATCGACCTCGCCGGCGGTACCAGCATCATGCTGGAGGCGAAGGCCGACCAGGGATCCGCGATCAACAAGGCCAACATGGACACCGCGGTCGACATCATGAACCGCCGTGTCAACGGGCTGGGCGTCTCCGAGGCGGAGGTGCAGACCCAGGGCGACCGCAACATCATCGTGAACATCCCCAAGGGCACCAACTCCGCGGAAGCGCGCAAGCAGGTCGGCACCACCGCCAAGCTGTACTTCCGTCCGGTCCTGGCCCAGGAGGCCACCGGTTCCGCGGCCCCCTCGCCGAGCGCGTCCCCGAGCGGCTCGTCGAGCGCGTCTCCCAGCCCCTCGGCGAGCGCCTCCGCCAAGGGTGAGAAGGCGACCTCCTCGTCGTCCCCCTCGGCCTCCGCCACCGCGCAGGGCCGCGCCGTCACCGATGCGCT
The window above is part of the Streptomyces sp. NBC_00425 genome. Proteins encoded here:
- the ruvA gene encoding Holliday junction branch migration protein RuvA; the encoded protein is MIAFVSGTVAALAPDTAVVEVGGVGMAVQCSPNTLSTLRLGKPAKLATSLVVREDSLTLYGFVDDDERQVFELLQTASGVGPRLAQAMLAVHAPDALRRAVATGDEKALIAVPGIGKRGAQKLLLELKDRLGEPIGAPAVGAPVTSGWRDQLHAALIGLGYATREADEAVAAVTPQAEAADGAPQVGRLLKAALQTLNRAR
- the ruvB gene encoding Holliday junction branch migration DNA helicase RuvB — its product is MNWDDTTEETTAEERLVGSVADREDQAVEAALRPKDLGEFIGQEKVREQLDLVLRAARARGATADHVLLSGAPGLGKTTLSMIIAAEMGAPIRITSGPAIQHAGDLAAILSSLQEGEVLFLDEIHRMSRPAEEMLYMAMEDFRVDVIVGKGPGATAIPLELPPFTLVGATTRAGLLPPPLRDRFGFTAHMEFYEPAELRRVIHRSADLLDVEIDAEGAAEIAGRSRGTPRIANRLLRRVRDYAQVKADGSVTREIAAAALKVYEVDERGLDRLDRGVLEALLKLFGGGPVGLSTLAVAVGEERETVEEVAEPFLVREGLLARTPRGRVATPAAWTHLGLTPPRAPGQGSGQQDLFGT
- the pdxS gene encoding pyridoxal 5'-phosphate synthase lyase subunit PdxS → MSSTISENQTPETGTARVKRGMAEQLKGGVIMDVVTPEQAKIAEDAGAVAVMALERVPADIRKDGGVARMSDPDMIEGIIEAVSIPVMAKSRIGHFVEAQVLQSLGVDYIDESEVLTPADEVNHSDKFAFTTPFVCGATNLGEALRRIAEGAAMIRSKGEAGTGNVVEAVRHLRQIKNEIARLRGYDNNELYAAAKDLRAPYELVKEVAELGKLPVVLFSAGGVATPADAALMRQLGAEGVFVGSGIFKSGDPAKRAAAIVKATTFYDDPKIIADASRNLGEAMVGINCDTLPEAERYANRGW
- a CDS encoding glycosyltransferase family 4 protein translates to MRIGIVCPYSWDVPGGVQFHIRDLAEYFVRLGHEVSVLAPADDDTPLPPYVVSAGRAVPVPYNGSVARLNFGFLSAARVRRWLHDGAFDVVHIHEPTSPSLGLLTCWAASGPIVATFHTSNPRSRAMIAAYSILQAALEKISARIAVSEYARRTLVEHLGGDAVVIPNGVDVDFFAKAEPNPEWQGATLGFVGRIDEPRKGLPVLMRALPKIFAERPDARLLVAGRGDEKEAVESLPQELHARVEFLGMVSDEDKARFLRSVDLYIAPNTGGESFGIILVEAMSAGAPVLASDLDAFAQVLDQGAAGELFANEDADALAAAAVRLLGDPERRAQLSERGSAHVRRFDWSTVGADILSVYETVTAGAAAVAADDERGSTGLRARLGLARD
- the yajC gene encoding preprotein translocase subunit YajC, which codes for MSPLTLLPFIVLIGAMFLMTRSAKKKQQQAAAMRNELQPGSGVRTIGGMYATVKEVNDDTLLLDAGPGVELLFAKNAIGAVLTDDEYNRIVHGIEHDLKSDSDVVPDDASSLAETDDSVDEAAASDDKVVDLGKKDETDEVREKAAEAEQAEAGEEPKKTEGDSDAKK
- the ruvC gene encoding crossover junction endodeoxyribonuclease RuvC — translated: MRVLGVDPGLTRCGVGVVEGVAGRPLTMLGVGVVRTPADAELGQRLVAVEQGIEAWLDEHRPECVAVERVFSQHNVRTVMGTAQASAVAMLCAARRGIPVALHTPSEVKAAVTGSGRADKAQVGAMVTRLLRLDAPPKPADAADALALAICHIWRAPAQNRLQQAVARHTGRTPTHPKTATITSKGRTA
- a CDS encoding phosphatidylinositol mannoside acyltransferase encodes the protein MSARERLTDALYGLGWSAVRKLPEPVAVGLGRTVADLAWKRRGKGVLRLESNYARVVPDASPERLAELSRAGMRSYLRYWMESFRLPAWSAERVADGFDPEDLHHLTDGIASDRGVILALPHMGNWDLAGAWVTTKLRTPFTTVAERLEPETLYDRFVAYREGLGMEVLPHTGGSAFGTLARRLRDGGLVCLVAERDLSASGVEVDFFGDTARMPAGPALLAQQTGALLLPVTLWYDDSPVMQGRVHPPIEVPGTGTRADKTSVMTQALADAFATGIADHPEDWHMLQRLWLADLEPRPSRPGPSDGAPA
- a CDS encoding YebC/PmpR family DNA-binding transcriptional regulator; this translates as MSGHSKWATTKHKKAVIDAKRGKLFAKMIKNIEVAARTGGADVSGNPTLFDAIQKAKKSSVPNKNIDSAVKRGAGLEAGGADYETIMYEGYGPNGVAVLIECLTDNRNRAASDVRVAMTRNGGSMADPGSVSYLFNRKGVVIVPKGELAEDDVLGAVLDAGAEEVNDLGETFEVLSEATDLVAVRTALQEAGIDYDSAEANFVPTMQVELDEDGARKIFKLIDALEDSDDVQNVFANFDVSDEVMEKVDA
- the pgsA gene encoding phosphatidylinositol phosphate synthase encodes the protein MGQPTASRGRTATPTLGKAMLNKYARAFFTRVLTPFAAFLIRRGVSPDTVTLLGTAGVIAGALVFYPRGEFFWGTIVITLFVFSDLVDGNMARQLGRSSRWGAFLDSTLDRVADGAIFGGFALWYAGHGADNALCAVSIFCLASGQVVSYTKARGESIGLPVAVNGLVERAERLVISLVAAGLAGLHAFGVPGIQVLLPIALWIVAVGSLVTLIQRVVTVRRESAEAEQAAAADAAADATDVAERADEAQGSEARGSEAAK
- the pdxT gene encoding pyridoxal 5'-phosphate synthase glutaminase subunit PdxT: MTDTAPVIGVLALQGDVREHLVALAAADAVARPVRRPEELAEVDGLVIPGGESTTISKLAVLFGVMEPLRARVRSGMPVYGTCAGMIMLADKILDPRSGQETVGGIDMIVRRNAFGRQNESFEATVDVVGVAGPPVEGVFIRAPWVESVGARVEVLAEHGGHIVAVRQGNALATSFHPELTGDHRVHALFVDMVRANRVAASL